A single region of the Variovorax paradoxus genome encodes:
- a CDS encoding SAM-dependent methyltransferase, translated as MTPGKLYLVPAPLDFGCDTQAPLQDALPLGTLQAAAGITHWICENAKSARAYLKRIDAVVPLAAPLQAQDIRELPREVHKKGDHAGQFDARPLLAAALEGHDIGLLSEAGMPAVADPGSSVARAAHDLGVAVVPLTGPVSLLLALAASGLNGQNFAFVGYLPQDSGERQSRIRELEALALKTGQTQLFIETPYRNAALLQALVQTLQHNTRLAVARGLTLATAHVRSETVKAWRAKASGVATDERLPAVFAIGR; from the coding sequence GTGACCCCGGGCAAGCTCTATCTCGTACCCGCGCCGCTCGACTTCGGCTGCGACACCCAGGCACCGCTCCAGGACGCCCTGCCCCTCGGCACGCTGCAGGCGGCCGCCGGCATTACCCATTGGATCTGCGAAAACGCGAAATCGGCCCGCGCCTACCTGAAGCGGATCGATGCCGTCGTTCCGCTGGCGGCGCCACTCCAGGCGCAGGACATCCGGGAGCTGCCGCGCGAGGTTCACAAGAAAGGCGACCACGCCGGCCAGTTCGACGCCCGCCCCCTGCTGGCCGCCGCGCTCGAAGGCCATGACATCGGCCTTCTGAGCGAAGCCGGCATGCCGGCGGTCGCAGACCCGGGCTCTTCGGTGGCACGCGCCGCGCATGACCTCGGTGTCGCCGTGGTGCCGCTCACCGGTCCGGTGTCGCTGCTGCTGGCGCTGGCCGCGAGCGGCCTCAACGGCCAGAACTTCGCTTTCGTCGGATATCTGCCCCAGGATTCCGGCGAGCGGCAAAGCCGCATCCGCGAACTCGAGGCGCTGGCGCTGAAGACAGGCCAGACGCAGCTGTTCATTGAAACCCCCTACCGCAATGCCGCGCTGCTCCAGGCGCTGGTTCAAACGCTGCAGCACAACACCCGCCTTGCCGTGGCGCGCGGTCTGACGCTGGCGACGGCCCATGTGCGCAGCGAAACGGTGAAGGCCTGGCGTGCCAAGGCGTCCGGCGTCGCTACGGACGAACGCCTGCCGGCGGTGTTCGCGATCGGGCGTTGA
- a CDS encoding beta-ketoacyl-ACP synthase III: protein MSPYSRITGTGSYLPPRRVTNDDLAKELATRGIETSNQWIVERTGIHARHFAAPEVTSSDLGLEAARSALEAAGRKAEEVDLIIVATSTPDMVFPSSAAILQNKLGIAGCPAFDVQAVCSGFVYALTVADAMIRTGTARCALVVGAEVFSRILDFNDRTTCVLFGDGAGAVVLEASEEPGILASDLHADGKHVGILCVPGHVSGGNVLGTPLLHMDGQAVFKLAVRVLEEAARATLAKAGKTDADIDWLIPHQANIRIMEGTAKKLKLPREKLIVTVNEHGNTSAASIPLALDEAVRSGKVKKGETVMLEGVGGGFTWGAVLLNL from the coding sequence ATGAGCCCTTATTCACGCATCACCGGCACCGGCAGCTATCTGCCTCCGCGCCGGGTGACCAACGACGACCTTGCCAAGGAATTGGCAACGCGCGGCATCGAAACTTCGAACCAATGGATCGTCGAGCGCACCGGCATCCACGCGCGCCATTTCGCGGCACCCGAGGTAACGAGCAGCGATCTCGGCCTTGAAGCCGCCCGCAGCGCGCTCGAGGCGGCGGGGCGCAAGGCGGAAGAGGTCGACCTGATCATCGTCGCCACGTCGACGCCCGACATGGTGTTTCCGTCGTCGGCCGCCATCCTTCAGAACAAGCTCGGCATCGCCGGCTGCCCGGCGTTCGACGTGCAGGCGGTCTGCAGTGGTTTTGTCTATGCACTGACCGTGGCCGACGCCATGATTCGCACCGGCACTGCGCGTTGCGCACTGGTGGTCGGCGCCGAAGTGTTCTCGCGCATTCTCGATTTCAATGACCGCACCACCTGCGTGCTGTTCGGCGACGGTGCTGGCGCCGTGGTCCTCGAAGCGAGCGAAGAGCCCGGCATCCTGGCGAGCGACCTGCATGCGGACGGCAAGCACGTCGGCATTCTTTGCGTGCCGGGCCATGTGTCCGGGGGCAATGTGCTGGGTACGCCCCTGCTGCACATGGACGGCCAGGCCGTTTTCAAGCTTGCGGTGCGCGTGCTCGAAGAAGCCGCGCGTGCCACGCTCGCAAAGGCAGGCAAGACCGACGCGGACATCGACTGGCTCATTCCGCACCAGGCCAACATCCGCATCATGGAAGGCACGGCCAAGAAACTGAAGCTTCCGCGCGAGAAGCTCATCGTCACGGTCAACGAGCACGGCAATACCTCGGCCGCCTCGATTCCGCTGGCGCTCGACGAAGCCGTGCGCTCCGGCAAGGTGAAAAAGGGCGAAACCGTCATGCTCGAAGGCGTGGGCGGTGGCTTCACCTGGGGCGCGGTGCTATTGAATCTGTAG
- a CDS encoding sigma-E factor negative regulatory protein codes for MNQTMTAREQVSALADGHLQGDDFARAIEAVCAEDDARAAWRSYHVVGDVLRSGAHAPCSDSDAFLTRFQQRLAAEPVVATPVLAPVTATKVVTLQRRADAANEPVFRWKLVAGAASLVAVAAISWTLVGNGAGFPSSGAQIAAQQQPAANSVLAAAAVNGQSPAATTLTPTRVVVGNGSAQVMLRDPRLDQLLEAHQQAGGASQMPSGFLRNATFEGPTR; via the coding sequence ATGAATCAGACGATGACGGCTCGTGAACAGGTGTCCGCACTGGCGGACGGTCATTTGCAGGGCGACGACTTCGCGCGGGCCATCGAAGCCGTCTGCGCCGAAGACGATGCGCGCGCCGCCTGGCGTTCCTATCACGTGGTGGGCGACGTTCTGCGCTCGGGTGCCCACGCGCCTTGCAGCGACAGCGACGCGTTCCTGACCCGATTCCAGCAGCGCCTTGCGGCCGAGCCCGTGGTTGCGACCCCGGTCCTGGCGCCGGTAACGGCCACCAAGGTGGTCACGCTGCAGCGCAGGGCCGACGCCGCCAACGAGCCGGTGTTCCGCTGGAAGCTGGTGGCAGGCGCCGCGTCGCTGGTGGCCGTGGCTGCCATCAGCTGGACATTGGTGGGCAACGGAGCGGGCTTCCCGTCTTCCGGGGCGCAGATCGCGGCGCAGCAGCAACCGGCCGCCAATTCGGTGCTGGCGGCTGCAGCGGTCAACGGCCAGTCGCCTGCCGCCACCACGCTGACGCCGACTCGCGTGGTGGTCGGCAACGGCAGCGCCCAGGTCATGCTGCGCGATCCGCGGCTCGACCAATTGCTCGAGGCGCACCAGCAAGCCGGCGGCGCTTCGCAGATGCCTTCGGGCTTCTTGCGCAACGCGACCTTCGAGGGGCCCACGCGCTGA
- the fabD gene encoding ACP S-malonyltransferase — protein MKSFAFVFPGQGSQAVGMLDAWGDHPAVVETLREASEALGEDIAALIKNGPKEELALTTNTQPVMLVAGVAAWRAWLAEGGAAPSVVAGHSLGEYSALVASGVLTLAQAAPLVRFRARAMQQAVPVGTGAMAAVLGMEVGKVVAGCAEATASFGAGSAEIVEAVNFNDPMQTVIAGSKAAVDKACEVLKANGAKRALLLPVSAPFHSSLMKPAAEALREKLSTITLAPPQIPVLNNIDVAVETDPARIREALVRQAAGPVRWVESVQALKLRGVAAIIECGPGKVLAGMVKRIAPELEAASVYDPATLADSRQLLAA, from the coding sequence ATGAAATCCTTCGCTTTTGTCTTTCCGGGTCAGGGCTCGCAGGCCGTCGGCATGCTCGACGCCTGGGGCGACCATCCGGCCGTTGTCGAAACCCTGCGCGAGGCATCCGAAGCGCTGGGCGAAGACATTGCCGCGCTGATCAAGAACGGCCCCAAGGAAGAGCTGGCGCTCACCACCAACACGCAGCCGGTCATGCTGGTGGCCGGCGTGGCGGCCTGGCGCGCCTGGCTGGCTGAAGGCGGCGCGGCCCCTTCGGTCGTGGCGGGACATTCGCTGGGCGAGTACTCCGCGCTGGTGGCGTCCGGCGTGCTCACGCTGGCGCAAGCCGCGCCGCTGGTGCGGTTTCGTGCGCGAGCAATGCAGCAGGCGGTGCCCGTCGGCACCGGCGCCATGGCCGCCGTTCTCGGTATGGAAGTTGGCAAGGTCGTAGCGGGCTGCGCGGAAGCCACTGCGTCTTTCGGTGCGGGCAGCGCCGAGATCGTCGAGGCGGTGAATTTCAACGACCCGATGCAAACCGTGATCGCAGGCAGCAAGGCGGCCGTCGACAAGGCCTGCGAGGTGCTCAAGGCCAACGGCGCCAAGCGTGCGTTGCTGTTGCCCGTGTCGGCGCCGTTCCATTCGAGCCTGATGAAGCCCGCGGCCGAAGCGCTGCGCGAGAAGCTCAGCACCATCACGCTCGCTCCGCCCCAGATTCCGGTACTCAACAATATCGACGTGGCCGTGGAGACCGATCCGGCCCGCATCCGCGAAGCCCTGGTGCGCCAGGCCGCCGGCCCGGTTCGCTGGGTTGAAAGCGTGCAGGCCTTGAAACTGCGCGGTGTAGCCGCCATCATCGAGTGCGGGCCCGGCAAGGTGCTGGCCGGAATGGTCAAGCGCATCGCCCCCGAGCTCGAAGCCGCGTCGGTGTACGACCCAGCAACGCTCGCGGACTCCCGACAACTGCTCGCCGCCTGA
- the fabG gene encoding 3-oxoacyl-ACP reductase FabG produces MSIPKFEGQVALVTGASRGIGAAIALELAQRGLKVVGTGTTEEGAGKITSALSAFGGRGRALDVNDGAAVEALIDEIVKAYGAIHVLVNNAGITRDTLAMRMKDDDWDAVLATNLKAVFGLSRAVIRPMMKQRYGRIISITSVVGASGNAGQANYAAAKAGVAGMTRALARELGSRSITVNCVAPGFIETDMTASLPEAQQQALLQQIPLGHLGKPADIAHAVAYLASPQASYVTGQELHVNGGMHM; encoded by the coding sequence ATGAGCATTCCCAAATTTGAAGGGCAAGTAGCCCTGGTCACCGGCGCATCGCGCGGCATTGGCGCAGCCATTGCGCTAGAGCTCGCCCAGCGCGGCCTCAAGGTGGTCGGCACCGGCACCACCGAAGAAGGCGCGGGCAAGATCACTTCGGCGCTCAGCGCCTTCGGCGGCCGCGGCCGCGCACTGGACGTGAACGACGGCGCTGCCGTCGAGGCCCTCATCGATGAGATCGTGAAGGCCTATGGCGCCATCCACGTTCTGGTCAATAACGCCGGCATCACGCGCGATACGCTCGCCATGCGCATGAAGGACGACGACTGGGATGCGGTGCTGGCCACCAATCTCAAGGCTGTGTTCGGTCTTTCGCGCGCCGTGATTCGCCCGATGATGAAGCAGCGCTACGGCCGGATCATCAGCATCACCAGCGTGGTCGGGGCCTCCGGCAATGCCGGCCAGGCCAACTACGCCGCGGCCAAGGCCGGCGTCGCGGGCATGACCCGGGCGCTGGCACGCGAACTCGGCAGCCGCAGCATCACGGTCAACTGCGTTGCCCCGGGTTTCATCGAAACCGACATGACCGCCAGCCTGCCCGAGGCACAGCAACAGGCGCTGCTCCAGCAGATTCCGCTGGGCCACCTGGGCAAGCCGGCCGACATCGCGCATGCAGTGGCGTATCTTGCATCTCCGCAGGCTTCCTATGTGACGGGGCAGGAACTGCACGTCAACGGCGGCATGCACATGTAA
- the rpmF gene encoding 50S ribosomal protein L32: MAVQQNKKSPSKRGMHRSHNALVVPGIAVEPTTGETHLRHHISPNGFYRGRQVLKNKSEA; the protein is encoded by the coding sequence ATGGCCGTCCAGCAAAACAAAAAGTCGCCTTCCAAGCGCGGCATGCACCGTTCCCACAATGCGCTGGTCGTGCCCGGCATTGCCGTGGAACCGACCACTGGTGAAACGCACCTGCGTCACCACATCAGCCCGAACGGTTTCTACCGTGGCCGTCAGGTCCTCAAGAACAAGTCCGAAGCCTGA
- a CDS encoding YceD family protein: MKREFVPQRLDVAAFAAEAAVLSADDAVPDYPRLAQELAAPAPEALVHWEATGEQRTGADGKAEPWLHLVAETTVPLVCQRCLAPVDTLVASDRWFRFVADEATADAEDDESEEDLLVVSRDFDLHALIEDELLMEIPVMPVHEVCPTPIQLSSSDEDFKAAEEAKPNPFAVLDALRSRKPEEGK; this comes from the coding sequence ATGAAGAGAGAATTTGTTCCCCAGCGGCTCGACGTAGCCGCCTTTGCTGCTGAAGCCGCGGTGCTTTCGGCTGACGACGCGGTTCCTGATTACCCCCGGCTCGCGCAGGAGCTGGCCGCACCGGCGCCAGAAGCCTTGGTGCACTGGGAGGCGACCGGCGAACAGCGCACCGGCGCCGACGGCAAGGCCGAACCCTGGCTGCACCTGGTGGCCGAAACGACAGTGCCGCTGGTCTGCCAGCGATGCCTGGCACCGGTTGATACGCTTGTTGCATCGGACCGCTGGTTCCGTTTCGTGGCCGACGAGGCCACCGCCGATGCTGAAGACGATGAATCCGAAGAAGACCTGCTCGTCGTGAGCCGCGATTTCGACCTCCACGCCCTCATCGAAGACGAGCTTTTGATGGAAATCCCCGTCATGCCCGTCCACGAGGTGTGCCCCACGCCAATCCAGCTTTCGTCCAGCGACGAGGACTTCAAGGCGGCCGAAGAGGCCAAGCCCAACCCCTTCGCGGTGCTCGATGCGTTGCGCTCGCGCAAGCCGGAAGAGGGCAAGTAG
- a CDS encoding Maf family protein, producing the protein MQRPLILASTSRYRRELLNRLRLPFEVQPPEVDETPLPGETPRELAERLALEKARAVAARFPEAVVIGSDQVADLAGEALGKPGDHARATAQLRRMRGQTLIFQTAVAVVCQATGFVERDLAPVRVVFRDLSDAAIEQYLQAEQPYDCAGSAKSEGLGIALLSAIDSDDPTALVGLPLIRTCRMLRSAGVELL; encoded by the coding sequence ATGCAACGCCCCTTGATCCTTGCCTCGACCTCGCGCTATCGGCGCGAACTGCTGAACCGCCTCCGCTTGCCCTTCGAGGTGCAGCCTCCGGAAGTCGACGAAACCCCGCTTCCCGGCGAAACCCCGCGCGAATTGGCCGAACGCCTGGCGTTGGAAAAAGCCCGTGCCGTGGCCGCACGCTTTCCCGAGGCCGTGGTCATCGGCTCGGACCAGGTGGCCGACCTGGCCGGCGAGGCGCTCGGCAAGCCCGGCGACCACGCGCGCGCCACGGCCCAATTGCGCAGGATGCGAGGCCAGACGCTGATATTCCAGACCGCCGTGGCCGTCGTTTGCCAGGCCACCGGCTTTGTCGAACGCGACCTGGCGCCGGTCCGGGTCGTTTTTCGGGACCTCAGCGATGCGGCCATCGAGCAGTACCTGCAGGCCGAACAGCCCTACGACTGCGCCGGCAGCGCCAAGAGCGAAGGACTCGGCATCGCATTGCTGAGCGCCATCGACAGCGACGATCCCACCGCCTTGGTCGGCCTGCCGCTGATCCGCACCTGCCGCATGCTGCGTTCCGCCGGAGTCGAACTGCTGTGA
- the fabF gene encoding beta-ketoacyl-ACP synthase II: MTKRRVVVTGLGCIAPVGNTATESWANLLAGKSGIANITAFDASAFACKFAGEVKGFDITQYISEKEARHMDRFIHLGLAAAIQAVQDSGLPTGEALSYEEAVRIGCNIGSGIGGLPMIEETHGEYATRGPRRISPFFVPASIINMISGHVSIKYGFKGPNIAVVTACTTGLHAIGTSARMIEYGDADVMIAGGAESTISPLGIGGFTAPRALSTRNDDPATASRPWDKDRDGFVLGEGAGVLVLEEYEHAKARGAKIYAEVAGFGLTGDAYHMTAPDVDGPSRSMAMALANAGVNADQVQYLNAHGTSTQIGDLNETNAVKRTFGDHAKKLVVNSTKSMTGHLLGGAGGIESVFTVLALHHQKSPPTINIFNQDPECDLDYCANVARDLKIDVAVKNNFGFGGTNGTLVFKRA, encoded by the coding sequence ATGACCAAACGCCGCGTCGTCGTGACCGGACTCGGTTGCATCGCTCCTGTCGGAAACACCGCGACCGAGTCCTGGGCCAACCTGTTGGCCGGGAAGTCGGGCATTGCGAACATCACCGCGTTCGATGCAAGCGCCTTCGCTTGCAAGTTCGCAGGTGAGGTGAAGGGTTTCGACATCACCCAATACATCTCGGAGAAGGAAGCGCGTCACATGGACCGCTTCATTCATCTGGGGCTTGCCGCCGCCATTCAGGCGGTGCAGGACAGCGGACTGCCGACCGGCGAAGCGCTGTCGTACGAAGAAGCCGTGCGCATCGGCTGCAACATCGGCTCGGGCATTGGCGGCCTGCCGATGATCGAAGAGACGCATGGCGAATACGCGACTCGCGGCCCCCGCCGCATTTCGCCGTTCTTCGTGCCGGCTTCGATCATCAACATGATCTCGGGCCACGTGTCCATCAAGTACGGCTTCAAGGGCCCGAACATCGCCGTCGTGACCGCCTGCACCACCGGCCTGCACGCCATCGGCACCTCGGCGCGCATGATCGAGTACGGCGATGCCGACGTCATGATCGCGGGCGGCGCCGAGTCGACTATTTCTCCGCTCGGCATCGGCGGCTTTACCGCGCCGCGCGCGCTGAGCACGCGCAACGACGATCCCGCAACGGCTTCCCGTCCCTGGGACAAGGACCGCGACGGCTTCGTGCTGGGCGAGGGCGCCGGCGTGCTGGTGCTCGAAGAATACGAACACGCCAAGGCGCGCGGCGCCAAGATCTATGCGGAAGTGGCGGGCTTCGGCCTGACCGGCGACGCGTACCACATGACCGCACCCGACGTCGACGGCCCGAGCCGCTCGATGGCCATGGCGCTCGCCAATGCAGGCGTCAATGCCGACCAGGTGCAGTACCTGAATGCCCATGGCACTTCCACGCAGATCGGCGACCTCAACGAGACCAATGCGGTCAAGAGGACTTTCGGCGATCACGCGAAGAAGCTGGTCGTGAACTCGACCAAGTCGATGACCGGCCACTTGCTGGGCGGTGCCGGCGGCATTGAATCGGTGTTCACGGTGCTCGCACTGCATCACCAGAAGAGCCCGCCGACCATCAACATCTTCAACCAGGATCCGGAGTGCGACCTCGACTACTGCGCCAATGTGGCGCGCGATCTCAAGATCGATGTCGCGGTCAAGAACAACTTCGGCTTCGGCGGCACCAACGGCACGCTGGTGTTCAAGCGCGCTTGA
- the rpoE gene encoding RNA polymerase sigma factor RpoE, with protein sequence MTTSPPPVPPDSGLTDVSVEAPRPGEVDLQLVQRTVAGDQKAFELLVIKYQRRIERLIGRMVRDVDLVEDIAQETFIRAYRALHQFRGDAQFYTWLYRIAVNTAKKALVDMKRDPTISESALRPSSEEDDETYRPGNEPISDETPESVLAANEIASVVEAAMEALPAELRQAVTLREIEGMSYEEIAEVMDCPIGTVRSRIFRAREAISARVKPLLDNQSGKRW encoded by the coding sequence ATGACCACTTCTCCGCCGCCAGTGCCACCGGACTCCGGCTTGACCGATGTGTCCGTCGAGGCACCGCGCCCAGGTGAGGTCGATCTCCAGCTCGTCCAGCGGACGGTTGCGGGCGACCAGAAGGCGTTCGAGCTGCTGGTCATCAAATACCAGCGCCGGATCGAGCGCCTGATCGGGCGCATGGTGCGCGATGTCGACCTGGTCGAGGATATCGCGCAGGAAACCTTCATCCGGGCCTACCGGGCGCTTCACCAGTTCCGTGGCGATGCCCAGTTCTACACCTGGCTTTACCGGATCGCGGTCAACACCGCCAAGAAGGCGCTGGTCGACATGAAGCGCGACCCCACCATTTCCGAAAGCGCCCTGCGGCCGTCTTCTGAAGAAGACGATGAAACTTACCGCCCCGGAAACGAACCAATCAGCGACGAGACCCCCGAATCGGTGCTGGCGGCAAACGAAATCGCCAGCGTTGTCGAAGCGGCCATGGAAGCGCTGCCTGCCGAGTTGCGGCAGGCTGTCACCCTCCGCGAAATCGAGGGCATGAGTTACGAAGAGATTGCCGAGGTCATGGATTGCCCTATCGGCACGGTGCGTTCGCGTATTTTCCGGGCGCGCGAGGCCATTTCGGCCAGGGTCAAACCGCTGCTGGACAACCAGTCAGGCAAGCGTTGGTAG
- the plsX gene encoding phosphate acyltransferase PlsX, whose amino-acid sequence MVTSSSPESSAAPAAITLAVDCMGGDHGPRVTLAACRAFLDRHVEASLLLVGAPAALASFGEHPRARIVAASEVVGMDDPVEIALRKKKDSSMRIAIQQVKDGAAQAAISAGNTGALMAIARYLLKTLDGIDRPAIAPQLPNIRGGATTVLDLGANVDCDAEDLLQFAVLGSALVSALTGNESPSVGLLNVGEEAIKGSETIKKASQLLRAAANSKDLNFYGNVEGNDIFKGTTDIVVCDGFVGNVALKASEGVASMIGEFIRVEFSRSIFTKAAAIVAYPVLKAFKNRLDHRRYNGAALLGLRGLVFKSHGSADEVAFGHALDRAYDAARNNLLDRVRARIAHAAPLLARQESAVPADATALHA is encoded by the coding sequence ATGGTTACGTCTTCCTCCCCCGAATCCTCCGCCGCGCCCGCCGCAATCACGCTTGCCGTCGATTGCATGGGTGGCGACCATGGGCCGCGCGTCACGCTTGCGGCCTGCCGCGCGTTTCTCGATCGGCATGTCGAGGCATCGCTGCTGCTGGTTGGCGCACCCGCGGCCCTGGCCAGCTTCGGCGAGCACCCGAGGGCGCGCATCGTTGCCGCCAGCGAAGTGGTGGGCATGGACGACCCGGTCGAAATTGCGCTGCGCAAGAAGAAAGACTCTTCAATGCGCATTGCGATCCAGCAGGTCAAGGACGGTGCCGCCCAAGCTGCCATCTCGGCCGGCAATACGGGTGCGCTGATGGCGATTGCGCGCTACCTGCTCAAGACGCTCGACGGCATCGACCGCCCCGCGATTGCGCCGCAGCTGCCCAACATCAGGGGCGGCGCCACCACGGTGCTCGACCTGGGTGCGAATGTCGATTGCGATGCCGAAGATTTGTTGCAATTTGCCGTGCTCGGCTCCGCGCTGGTCTCCGCGCTCACGGGCAACGAGTCGCCTTCGGTCGGCTTGCTCAATGTGGGCGAAGAAGCCATCAAAGGCAGCGAAACAATCAAAAAAGCAAGCCAACTGCTTCGTGCTGCAGCCAACTCGAAAGATTTGAACTTCTACGGAAACGTGGAAGGCAACGACATTTTCAAGGGAACGACCGACATCGTTGTATGTGACGGTTTTGTCGGCAACGTCGCCCTGAAGGCCAGCGAAGGCGTTGCGTCGATGATCGGCGAGTTCATTCGCGTGGAATTCTCGCGGAGTATTTTCACCAAGGCTGCGGCTATCGTTGCCTATCCGGTGCTAAAAGCTTTTAAAAATCGCCTGGATCACCGTCGATACAACGGCGCAGCCCTGTTGGGCCTGCGCGGGCTGGTTTTCAAGAGCCATGGCTCGGCTGACGAAGTGGCTTTCGGCCATGCGCTGGATCGCGCTTATGATGCCGCTCGCAACAACCTGCTCGATCGCGTGCGGGCCCGCATTGCCCACGCCGCGCCATTGCTCGCGCGGCAGGAGTCGGCGGTGCCAGCGGACGCGACGGCCCTTCACGCTTGA
- the acpP gene encoding acyl carrier protein, whose product MSDIEARVKKIIAEQLGVEESQVTNEKAFVADLGADSLDTVELVMALEDEFGIEIPDEDAEKITTVQNAVDYATKNQKA is encoded by the coding sequence ATGAGCGATATCGAAGCACGTGTCAAGAAAATCATCGCCGAGCAACTCGGCGTGGAAGAGTCCCAAGTAACGAACGAAAAGGCCTTCGTGGCCGACCTCGGCGCGGACTCGCTCGACACGGTCGAACTGGTGATGGCACTCGAAGACGAATTCGGCATTGAAATTCCGGATGAAGACGCCGAGAAGATCACCACGGTGCAAAACGCCGTCGACTACGCCACCAAGAATCAAAAGGCCTGA
- a CDS encoding MucB/RseB C-terminal domain-containing protein has product MTVQMPISVRAFALVFTAFCLAQVAIAQTRSGPMNAKGAASAQAGDAPPAMGVVEWLQRMHTGARQRNYVGTFVVSAAGGDLSSARIWHVREGDLQIERIEALSGPPRSTFRRNHHVMTFLPEAKVVKVEKRENLDLFPNLPDKPDSSIGDFYDVRAVGKDRVAGFDADVVQLVPHDTLRFGYRIWSERRSGLVIKLQTVDGDSRVVEQSAFSELQLDAPVKAQALAQMMTNTSGYRIEKLELERTSAQDEGWVLKTPVAGFKPRSFYRRPAGGDKTGQDRTVQWTFSDGLASVSLFIERYDEKRAPRDGVLTIGATNAIRRRLPEPASDWWLTAVGEVPQQTLNAFAQSLARTR; this is encoded by the coding sequence ATGACCGTTCAGATGCCGATCTCCGTACGTGCGTTCGCGCTGGTGTTCACTGCTTTCTGCCTGGCGCAAGTCGCCATCGCACAGACCCGTTCGGGTCCGATGAATGCAAAGGGAGCAGCCTCGGCGCAAGCCGGCGACGCTCCGCCGGCCATGGGTGTGGTTGAGTGGCTTCAGCGCATGCACACCGGAGCGCGGCAACGCAACTACGTTGGCACTTTTGTGGTTTCGGCGGCGGGCGGCGATTTGTCGAGCGCGCGCATCTGGCATGTGCGAGAGGGCGACCTGCAGATCGAACGCATCGAAGCCCTCTCGGGGCCGCCGCGCTCGACATTCAGGCGCAACCACCACGTCATGACCTTCCTGCCCGAGGCAAAGGTCGTGAAGGTCGAAAAGCGCGAAAACCTCGACCTTTTCCCCAACCTGCCCGACAAGCCGGATTCGTCGATTGGCGACTTCTACGACGTCCGGGCCGTCGGCAAGGACCGCGTGGCGGGCTTCGATGCCGATGTGGTGCAGCTGGTGCCGCATGACACCTTGCGCTTCGGCTATCGCATCTGGAGCGAGCGCCGCTCCGGCCTCGTCATCAAGCTGCAGACCGTGGACGGCGATTCACGCGTGGTCGAGCAATCGGCGTTTTCCGAATTGCAGCTCGATGCCCCGGTCAAGGCGCAGGCCCTCGCGCAGATGATGACCAATACAAGCGGTTACCGCATCGAGAAGCTCGAGCTCGAGCGCACCAGCGCGCAAGACGAAGGCTGGGTTCTCAAGACGCCGGTGGCCGGTTTCAAGCCGCGCAGCTTCTATCGGCGCCCGGCGGGCGGCGACAAGACGGGGCAGGACCGCACCGTTCAGTGGACCTTCTCCGATGGCCTCGCTTCGGTGTCGCTTTTCATCGAGCGCTACGATGAAAAGCGCGCACCGCGCGACGGCGTGCTGACCATTGGTGCAACCAACGCCATTCGCCGGCGATTGCCCGAGCCGGCAAGCGACTGGTGGCTCACCGCCGTGGGCGAGGTGCCACAGCAGACGCTAAATGCTTTTGCCCAAAGTCTCGCGCGCACGCGCTGA